From a region of the Coffea arabica cultivar ET-39 chromosome 3e, Coffea Arabica ET-39 HiFi, whole genome shotgun sequence genome:
- the LOC113705448 gene encoding uncharacterized protein, protein MIFTKRSRKGSTNSASSSSIATNKTKNSHLYPVEDQKSVVQRRHASLIRLKIRPVGPIIKSRTTIPSAPWKMSDEEDEEESDFHGQLASEQWPSNHGDEGDDSCRWLSSVFGRATSFFDGSSVTPLEEASSILTSSSEEEIFDEEITTWLMNSLETDKLSAQSYQDSNVCNHFVYFSNDDFEVPEIWDFDEGLLESFLDLEDVELSPD, encoded by the exons ATGATCTTCACAAAGAGAAGCAGAAAAGGCTCTACAAATTCTGCTTCCTCTTCCTCTATAGCTACTAATAAGACGAAAAATTCCCATCTTTACCCTGTAGAGGATCAGAAATCTGTGGTGCAACGCAGACATGCATCATTGATCAGGTTGAAAATTCGACCTGTGGGCCCTATTATTAAGTCCAGAACAACGATTCCATCTGCTCCTTGGAAAATGTCCgacgaagaagatgaagaagagaGTGATTTTCACGGTCAGCTTGCAAGTGAACAGTGGCCTAGTAATCATGGTGATGAGGGGGATGATTCTTGCAGGTGGTTATCATCAG TTTTTGGTAGAGCAACTTCTTTCTTTGATGGATCTAGCGTAACTCCATTGGAAGAAGCATCATCTATTCTAACATCATCATCTGAAGAGGAAATTTTTGACGAAGAAATCACAACTTGGTTGATGAACTCATTAGAGACAGACAAATTATCTGCCCAATCATACCAAGATAGCAATGTTTGCAATCATTTCGTATATTTTAGCAATGATGACTTCGAAGTGCCTGAAATTTGGGATTTTGATGAAGGGCTATTGGAATCCTTCCTTGATCTTGAGGATGTTGAACTTTCTCCAGATTGA